In Colletotrichum higginsianum IMI 349063 chromosome 1, whole genome shotgun sequence, one genomic interval encodes:
- a CDS encoding Thioredoxin, giving the protein MEWSTIFLIAFAVFMIGRSLFADRSPIPETSGKVYKVSSAAELDSVLASNSHVVVDFYADWCPPCRAIAPVFSELADKHAAEGRLAFAKVNVDHVNNVAGRYNVTAMPTFVFFRSGKPQGVEVKGLTPRQSVVFTGDGLVDRLRGADRAALQAVVQALAGPGEEAKKE; this is encoded by the exons ATGGAATGGTCCACGATTTTCCTCATAGCCTTTGCTGTCTTCATGATCGGGCGC TCGCTGTTCGCAGACCGCTCGCCCATTCCCGAGACGTCGGGCAAGGTCTACAAGGTGTCCTCTGCTGCCGAGCTGGACTCCGTCTTGGCCTCCAACAGCCACGTGGTGGTCGACTTCTACGCGGACTGGTGCCCGCCCTGCCGCGCCATCGCCCCCGTCTTCTCCGAGCTGGCCGACAagcacgccgccgagggacGTCTGGCCTTCGCCAAGGTCAACGTCGACCACGTCAACAACGTCGCCGGCCGGTACAACGTCACCGCTATGCCGACCTTTGTCTTCTTCCGCAGCGGCAAGCCCCAGGGTGTCGAGGTGAAGGGCCTGACGCCCCGCCAGTCCGTCGTCTTCACTGGTGACGGGCTTGTCGACAGGCTGAGGGGCGCAGACAGGGCGGCTCTGCAGGCTGTGGTTCAGGCCTTGGCGGGTCCGGGGGaagaggcgaagaaggagtaG
- a CDS encoding Adam protease adm-b, producing the protein MVVWRILYVIFVLGLFGPRTRAHSFAANPVRRVDTVKHIEWLTNPDATSPDAVRDIILSLSDEAREIRFQIAPNRDVLSRNLKVQHVQQDGISQPLRQTPHAPSVVYKGSAWLKSEREARWTNAGWARLAHRKRDGRHLLEGAFRLHGESYHVALDSTYRQTRMPRDPDVPQRNSPYMVVWRDSDIVPDYAQANLLGRSVDGPSCATDHYNNSAVSDISARQIGQLPFDPFDTIGSTQGCFSTRRVALLGVATDCTYTSSFSSPQDARDNIITQINVASQVYEDTFNISLVIQNLTISDASCPARETSSTPWNVACTAGFDLSSRLNTFSAWRGQFNDGNAIWTLLSACNTGQAVGIAWLSSVCSRGMRSQGGRGGGGGNAQSFASTNVVVRTRAEWQIIAHEIGHNFGATHDCTRSECGSGSSARGSGNCCSLSTSTCDAGGRYIMNPVTGTNIQDFSPCSIGAVCTGIGRDVIDTSCFVSPDQAPDINESECGNGIVEGSEECDCGGEENCRTDLCCDPATCQLRENAACDPTNDLCCTDSCRVASSGFVCRGSTGTCDPQETCDGRSAQCPTNAFEPDGQSCGDGGGLACASGRCTSRDLQCTNAYNETQAEVQACDSNSCQLSCNVPGVGCSMTTTMQNFLDGTPCGSGRRCLAGSCERPDSGGSGGGGGGGGGGGGGNGGGGGAQDWFDRNRNWVIGVAAGVGGLIVLIIVSCMISSCRKKKGAKTLMKRGSGPLPGMAHPAQPPPYPGQYPPHPPPARVRYA; encoded by the exons ATGGTTGTGTGGCGCATTCTCTACGTGATATTCGTGCTTGGTCTTTTCGGGCCGCGCACTCGAG CCCATTCATTTGCTGCGAATCCGGTCCGCCGAGTCGATACAGTCAAGCACATCGAGTGGTTGACGAATCCCGACGCAACGAGCCCCGATGCCGTTCGCGACATTATCCTGAGCCTCTCCGACGAAGCCAGGGAGATCAGGTTCCAGATCGCGCCCAACCGGGATGTCCTCTCTCGAAACCTGAAAGTCCAGCATGTCCAGCAAGATGGAATCTCGCAACCTCTCCGGCAGACGCCGCACGCGCCGAGTGTTGTTTACAAAGGCTCCGCCTGGTTGAAATCGGAACGCGAAGCAAGATGGACTAATGCTGGGTGGGCTCGACTTGCTCACCGGAAacgagacggccgtcacTTGCTCGAAGGAGCTTTCCGACTGCACGGCGAGTCGTACCATGTCGCCCTCGACTCAACCTACCGCCAAACCAGGATGCCGAGAGATCCGGATGTTCCGCAGAGGAACTCGCCGTACATGGTAGTCTGGAGAGACTCCGACATAGTCCCCGACTATGCTCAGGCAAATCTGTTGGGGCGATCGGTAGATGGACCTTCATGTGCCACTGACCACTACAACAACTCGGCGGTGAGCGACATCTCTGCCCGTCAAATCGGCCAGCTGCCATTCGACCCCTTCGACACGATAGGGTCGACCCAGGGATGCTTCTCGACCCGGCGGGTGGCCCTGCTCGGCGTGGCGACCGACTGCACCTACACATCAtccttttcctccccccAGGACGCCCGTGACAACATCATCACCCAGATCAACGTCGCCTCCCAGGTCTACGAGGACACCTTCAACATCAGCCTGGTCATCCAGAACCTGACCATCAGCGACGCCTCGTGCCCAGCTCGCGAGACCTCGTCGACCCCCTGGAACGTCGCCTGCACCGCCGGCTTCGACCTGTCCTCCCGGCTCAACACCTTCTCGGCCTGGAGGGGCCAGTTCAACGACGGCAACGCCATCTGGACCCTGCTGAGCGCCTGCAACACCGGGcaggccgtcggcatcgcctgGCTCAGCAGCGTCTGCAGCCGCGGCATGAGGTCCCAGggaggccgcggcggcggcggggggaaCGCCCAGAGCTTCGCCTCGaccaacgtcgtcgtccggaCGCGCGCCGAGTGGCAGATCATCGCCCACGAGATCGGACACAACTTCGGCGCCACGCACGACTGCACGCGGTCCGAGTGCGGATCGGGGTCGAGCGCCCGGGGGTCCGGCAACTGCTGCTCGCTCAGCACGTCGACctgcgacgccggcggccgctACATCATGAACCCGGTCACGGGGACCAACATCCAGGACTTCTCCCCTTGctccatcggcgccgtctgcACGGGCATCGGGCGGGACGTCATCGACACCAGCTGCTTCGTCAGCCCGGACCAGGCGCCCGACATCAACGAGAGCGAGTGCGGCAACGGCATTGTCGAGGGCAGCGAGGAGTgcgactgcggcggcgaggagaacTGCCGGACGGACTTGTGCTGCGACCCGGCGACGTGCCAGCTCCGGGAGAACGCCGCCTGCGACCCGACCAACGACCTCTGCTGCACGGATTCCTGCCGCGTCGCCAGCAGCGGGTTCGTGTGCCGCGGCAGCACCGGCACCTGCGACCCCCAGGAGACCTGCGACGGCAGGTCGGCCCAGTGTCCCACGAACGCCTTCGAGCCGGACGGCCAGTcctgcggcgacggcggggggCTGGCGTGCGCCTCTGGGCGGTGCACCTCGCGCGACCTGCAGTGTACGAACGCGTACAACGAGACGCAGGCCGAGGTGCAGGCCTGCGACAGCAACAGCTGCCAGTTGTCCTGCAACGTCCCCGGCGTGGGCTGCTCCATGACCACGACCATGCAGAACTTCCTGGACGGCACGCcgtgcggcagcggcaggaGGTGCTTGGCCGGCAGCTGTGAGAGACCAGACTCCGGAggcagcggtggcggcggtggcggcggcggcggcggcggcggagggaatggcggtggcggaggtGCCCAGGACTGGTTCGACAGGAACCGGAACTGGGTCATCGGTGTCGCCGCCGGGGTCGGCGGGTTGATCGTTCTCATCATCGTATCCTGCATGATTTCATCctgcaggaagaagaaaggagcGAAGACGTTGATGAAGAGGGGATCGGGGCCTCTGCCCGGTATGGCGCACCCggcgcagccgccgccgtatCCGGGCCAGTATCCGCCTCACCCGCCCCCGGCGAGAGTAAGATATGCATAG